A genome region from Patescibacteria group bacterium includes the following:
- a CDS encoding class I SAM-dependent methyltransferase, with amino-acid sequence MPRIEGFIKPEEVLDRVGLKQGMKTADLGCGAGFFILPAAKIVGEKGVAYAIDIQHSALSGVEDKAHMEGLDDIVKMVWADLEVYQSTKLPDNTLDLAMLVDVLFQNDKPQEIFKEAKRITKEDGKILIIDWKLQDLPFGPLPNNRISEHKVKELAQDLGLDLLDSWDPSPYHYALVYKK; translated from the coding sequence ATGCCTAGAATTGAAGGTTTTATTAAACCAGAAGAAGTTTTAGACCGCGTGGGTTTAAAACAAGGAATGAAAACCGCGGATTTAGGCTGCGGGGCGGGTTTTTTCATCCTGCCGGCGGCAAAGATTGTTGGCGAGAAAGGGGTGGCTTATGCTATTGATATTCAGCACTCTGCTTTATCGGGGGTGGAAGATAAGGCGCATATGGAGGGTTTGGATGATATTGTAAAAATGGTTTGGGCGGACTTGGAGGTTTATCAAAGTACAAAGTTACCCGATAACACTTTGGACTTAGCTATGCTGGTTGACGTTTTGTTTCAAAACGATAAACCACAGGAAATTTTCAAAGAGGCGAAACGGATCACCAAGGAAGATGGCAAGATTTTAATCATTGATTGGAAACTCCAGGATTTGCCCTTTGGGCCTTTGCCGAACAATAGAATTTCAGAACACAAGGTGAAGGAGCTTGCTCAAGATTTGGGCTTAGATTTGCTTGATTCTTGGGATCCGAGCCCTTATCATTACGCGTTGGTCTACAAAAAATAA
- a CDS encoding YraN family protein — protein MLRKQRVGRLGENLACRYLEKKGYKILERNFQNREGEIDILAWDKKAKMLVFVEVKTRTDGDFGEPQEAVDFFKQRKLLKTAYAYLNHKGMEQDFRIDVVGITLDYPKRSAHLEHFKNAVEE, from the coding sequence ATGTTGAGGAAGCAAAGAGTGGGGAGGCTAGGCGAGAATTTGGCTTGTCGTTATCTGGAGAAAAAAGGCTATAAAATTTTGGAGCGCAATTTTCAAAATAGAGAGGGGGAGATTGATATTTTAGCTTGGGACAAGAAAGCCAAGATGTTGGTTTTTGTGGAGGTTAAGACAAGGACAGATGGGGATTTTGGCGAACCGCAGGAAGCGGTTGATTTTTTTAAACAAAGAAAATTATTAAAGACCGCTTACGCTTATCTGAATCATAAAGGAATGGAACAGGATTTTCGCATTGACGTGGTCGGCATTACTTTGGATTATCCGAAAAGGTCGGCGCACTTGGAACATTTTAAGAATGCGGTGGAAGAATAA
- a CDS encoding VTT domain-containing protein, whose amino-acid sequence MLLLLSALIIFVIFLVPILIWTPFSKLFTEPESIKTFVLSYEKWAILVYVLLSIVVVIAPPIPNDVVPIAGGIVFGFWKALVFGLIARIIGSTINYWLGTKIRKGIYIKLINEEEQEKLKKYTEKIGWQAVFISRFLPSTDTDLIAYISGIAKMKYPTFILVSFLGMIVPVSVTIFIGASLLTNKYLFFALIAFYVIGVLFAPKIIKKLLKGKVPVS is encoded by the coding sequence ATGTTATTACTACTATCTGCACTCATTATTTTTGTTATCTTTTTAGTACCGATACTCATATGGACACCTTTTTCTAAACTATTTACCGAACCCGAAAGTATCAAAACTTTTGTTCTTTCTTATGAAAAATGGGCGATTTTGGTCTACGTTTTGTTAAGTATTGTTGTGGTAATTGCGCCACCAATACCAAATGACGTCGTCCCGATAGCTGGCGGTATTGTTTTTGGGTTCTGGAAAGCATTAGTATTTGGCCTTATCGCAAGAATAATTGGTTCGACCATAAATTACTGGCTAGGAACAAAAATAAGAAAAGGAATATATATAAAGCTAATTAATGAAGAAGAGCAAGAAAAGTTAAAAAAATATACAGAAAAAATTGGATGGCAGGCAGTTTTTATTTCCCGTTTTCTACCGAGCACTGATACAGACTTGATAGCATATATTTCGGGGATAGCGAAAATGAAATATCCAACTTTTATTCTTGTGTCATTTCTTGGAATGATTGTGCCAGTTTCTGTAACTATTTTCATAGGGGCGTCATTGCTTACAAATAAATACCTGTTTTTTGCTTTAATTGCTTTTTATGTAATTGGTGTATTGTTCGCTCCCAAAATTATTAAGAAACTACTTAAGGGTAAAGTTCCAGTTTCTTAA
- the tig gene encoding trigger factor: MKIESKKLPQSQVELNMEVDTEEIKPFLESASREIARGIKINGFRPGAAPRALVERQVGRAQLWEEAVKLGLPSFLKEAFTEKKMDVLGKPQISILKIAPDNPLLFKAVVAVMPEVILGSYKNVKVAKPKVKKVTAQDAEDLVKKLQEMRAAYITVSREARKGDRVEIDFKCYFKNNLVEGGVSQNHPLILGQGQFVPGFEDQILGMKKGDEKAFNLRFPKEYLHQRLAGRLARFKVKMNLVQEVKIPELSDEFAQSIGPRFTSLAILKKKLRTNLQTEAEMKAREKYELKVLDKVCASVKIEIPPVLLDAEKERMMQELKKDIESQGGRFEDYLKSIKKSRADLLQAWDRAAEKRIQTSLVLREIARREKVRVADKEIEAEINEMLKLYPKTSEAKDKFKSPVYRDYIQSLIRNKKVIKMLCPE, from the coding sequence ATGAAAATTGAATCCAAAAAATTACCTCAATCGCAAGTGGAATTAAATATGGAAGTGGACACGGAGGAAATTAAGCCCTTTTTAGAATCTGCCAGCCGGGAGATTGCGCGGGGAATCAAAATCAACGGATTTCGCCCCGGCGCCGCTCCTAGAGCATTGGTGGAAAGACAGGTGGGCAGGGCGCAGCTTTGGGAAGAAGCCGTGAAGTTAGGCTTGCCTTCTTTTCTTAAAGAAGCATTTACCGAAAAGAAGATGGATGTTCTGGGCAAACCCCAGATAAGTATTTTAAAAATAGCGCCGGACAATCCCTTGCTTTTTAAAGCAGTGGTAGCCGTGATGCCGGAAGTAATTTTAGGCAGTTATAAGAACGTAAAAGTTGCTAAGCCGAAAGTAAAAAAAGTGACGGCGCAAGACGCAGAGGACTTGGTGAAGAAGTTGCAGGAGATGCGCGCCGCGTATATTACTGTTTCCCGTGAAGCGCGAAAGGGAGACCGCGTGGAAATTGACTTCAAATGTTATTTTAAAAACAACCTTGTTGAGGGGGGAGTCAGCCAAAATCACCCTTTAATTTTAGGGCAAGGGCAATTTGTGCCAGGCTTTGAGGATCAAATTCTAGGGATGAAGAAGGGTGATGAAAAGGCGTTTAATTTAAGGTTTCCGAAGGAATATTTGCATCAGCGTCTCGCCGGGCGTTTAGCGCGCTTCAAGGTCAAAATGAATCTGGTGCAAGAGGTCAAAATCCCTGAATTGAGCGACGAATTCGCGCAGAGCATAGGTCCGCGTTTTACTTCTTTAGCGATTTTAAAAAAGAAACTGCGGACAAATCTTCAAACAGAGGCAGAAATGAAGGCGCGGGAAAAATATGAACTCAAAGTTTTAGACAAGGTATGCGCTTCGGTAAAAATAGAAATCCCTCCTGTTCTATTAGACGCGGAAAAAGAAAGGATGATGCAGGAACTAAAGAAAGATATAGAGAGTCAAGGAGGCAGGTTTGAGGATTATTTAAAAAGCATCAAAAAAAGCCGCGCCGATCTGTTGCAGGCTTGGGACAGGGCCGCGGAGAAAAGGATTCAAACGAGCTTGGTACTGCGGGAAATCGCGCGTCGCGAGAAAGTCCGTGTCGCAGACAAAGAGATAGAAGCGGAAATAAATGAAATGTTGAAACTTTATCCCAAGACATCAGAGGCAAAAGATAAGTTTAAGAGTCCTGTCTATCGCGATTACATTCAGAGTTTAATTCGGAATAAAAAGGTAATCAAGATGTTGTGTCCTGAATAA
- a CDS encoding helix-turn-helix domain-containing protein: MLKHLQKIGLTEKEARIYLANLELGPSKIPDIARKSKIKRTTVYVVVDSLIQKGLMSYYQSKNTKKFIAEEPQKLNFILKERQSALREIMPQLEALAKNLEERRPEVRFYEGREGCFSILEQTLEKPHSEIMYIGSVKDIYKIISREYDYEHYIPSRLKKDIKFKALVFFDKDALLLKKTAKENLRETRFLPDGYFFPSSMFIFQDKIALISSIKELIGVVVQSPDLAKMEEQKFKLLWSLGIQ; this comes from the coding sequence ATGTTAAAGCATCTTCAGAAAATAGGTTTGACCGAGAAAGAAGCCAGGATATATTTGGCGAACTTGGAGCTCGGTCCCTCAAAAATTCCCGATATTGCCCGTAAGTCCAAAATTAAAAGAACCACTGTTTATGTCGTGGTTGATTCTTTAATCCAAAAAGGGCTGATGAGTTATTATCAGTCCAAGAATACCAAGAAATTTATCGCGGAGGAACCGCAAAAATTGAATTTTATTCTTAAAGAAAGGCAAAGCGCTTTAAGGGAGATAATGCCGCAATTGGAAGCATTAGCGAAAAATTTGGAGGAGAGAAGGCCGGAAGTGCGTTTTTATGAGGGCAGAGAGGGGTGCTTTAGTATTTTGGAACAAACATTAGAGAAACCGCATAGCGAAATTATGTATATTGGCTCTGTGAAAGATATTTATAAGATTATTAGCCGAGAATATGATTATGAGCATTATATTCCTTCACGATTGAAGAAAGACATTAAATTTAAAGCACTGGTTTTTTTTGATAAAGACGCATTGCTTTTAAAAAAGACAGCTAAGGAGAATTTACGGGAGACCAGATTCTTGCCTGATGGTTATTTTTTTCCTAGTTCTATGTTTATTTTTCAGGATAAAATAGCCCTTATATCCTCAATTAAAGAATTGATAGGTGTGGTTGTTCAAAGTCCTGATTTGGCAAAGATGGAGGAACAAAAATTTAAGCTTTTGTGGAGTTTAGGTATACAATAA
- a CDS encoding KH domain-containing protein, with protein sequence MAKEKDLEFLEYVVQMLVDNPDKVKANRTVDEMGVLITLEVDPADMGQIIGRNGQTASSIRTLLRVVGAKNNARVNLKILEPEGSTRGRGRSEAPKDQATDVVDDLKL encoded by the coding sequence ATGGCCAAAGAAAAGGATTTAGAGTTCCTGGAGTATGTAGTGCAGATGCTAGTTGATAATCCGGATAAAGTGAAAGCTAATCGCACAGTTGACGAAATGGGAGTGCTGATCACTTTAGAGGTTGACCCTGCGGATATGGGTCAAATCATCGGACGCAACGGCCAGACTGCATCTTCAATCCGAACTCTTTTAAGAGTGGTCGGAGCAAAAAACAATGCCCGTGTAAACCTCAAGATTCTTGAGCCCGAGGGTTCTACCCGAGGCCGTGGCAGAAGTGAAGCTCCGAAAGATCAAGCTACTGACGTAGTTGATGATCTGAAACTGTAA
- a CDS encoding O-antigen ligase family protein has protein sequence MKIKTKNSITFLKYFFFFLFALSIPFQKRHIFFYYPIAGEFNEWTAISIYVSDILLFLSLIFWLGELVISRNHLRLRNIITPLYLPLSGEKHTPLIRGVRGVLNYFREGILNLKKKNKLLIIGYWLLVTLLAIAFFSLINAQNLNIALFRLLKLGEVILLFIFIVSNFGSRKLRLLLYLFLLTSGIAQGIIAVGQYFHQHSLGLKILGENDLAPNIIGVAKIVVNGGKIIRAYGAFPHPNILGGFLIATILFCFYLWTKIPRVKWGKFLKIILLFILSLFTITITLTFSRTAWLGLIIALLGLLIINLHKIKNYAPPLGIIIITALTLFYFLQPQILTRQTISDSSGDFALSNRAFLNQIALLAIAKHPFLGVGIGNFVLSISDFTKADLPAWRYQPSHNLYLAMASETGLPSLLIFLTFLYLTITHALGQIRNDPEIGIIFWIFIAYLFISCLDHYFYDLQQGMLLFWLILGIIWAISLQKLNNIA, from the coding sequence ATGAAAATTAAGACTAAAAATAGCATCACTTTTTTGAAATATTTTTTCTTTTTTCTTTTTGCCTTATCTATCCCCTTCCAGAAACGGCATATCTTTTTTTATTACCCTATTGCGGGAGAATTTAATGAATGGACGGCAATCAGTATTTATGTTTCAGATATTCTTTTATTCTTAAGTTTGATTTTTTGGCTTGGCGAACTTGTTATTTCTAGAAATCATTTAAGATTACGGAATATTATAACCCCTCTTTATCTCCCCTTGTCAGGGGAGAAACATACCCCCCTGATAAGGGGGGTTAGGGGGGTCTTAAATTATTTCCGTGAGGGCATACTAAATCTTAAAAAGAAAAATAAATTATTGATTATTGGTTACTGGCTGCTGGTTACCCTGCTCGCCATTGCTTTTTTTTCCTTAATTAATGCCCAAAATTTAAACATTGCCCTCTTCCGCCTATTAAAATTAGGAGAAGTAATTCTCCTATTTATTTTTATTGTCTCCAACTTTGGCTCCAGAAAATTACGGTTGCTTTTATATTTATTTTTACTGACTAGCGGAATAGCACAGGGAATAATTGCAGTAGGACAGTATTTTCACCAACATTCTCTGGGTCTCAAAATTTTAGGCGAGAATGACCTTGCCCCTAACATAATTGGCGTGGCAAAGATAGTCGTCAATGGCGGCAAAATTATCCGGGCTTACGGCGCCTTCCCCCACCCCAACATTTTAGGCGGCTTTTTAATCGCCACTATTTTATTTTGTTTTTACCTCTGGACCAAAATACCAAGAGTAAAATGGGGCAAATTTCTAAAAATCATTCTTCTTTTTATTCTTTCTCTCTTTACCATCACCATCACCCTCACCTTTTCCCGCACGGCTTGGCTAGGGCTCATCATTGCTTTATTAGGCTTGCTCATCATTAACCTCCACAAAATCAAAAACTACGCTCCCCCACTAGGTATCATTATTATTACCGCCCTAACCTTATTTTACTTTCTCCAACCCCAAATTCTAACTCGTCAAACGATTAGTGATTCTTCTGGGGATTTCGCTCTGTCCAATCGCGCGTTTTTAAACCAAATTGCTTTGCTCGCAATTGCCAAACACCCATTTTTAGGGGTTGGCATAGGCAATTTCGTGCTAAGCATCTCCGATTTTACGAAGGCGGACCTGCCGGCTTGGCGCTATCAACCAAGCCACAATCTCTATTTAGCTATGGCTTCAGAGACGGGGCTCCCCAGTTTATTAATCTTTCTAACCTTTTTATACCTAACCATCACTCACGCTCTCGGGCAGATTAGAAACGACCCTGAAATCGGAATTATATTTTGGATTTTTATTGCTTACCTCTTTATTAGCTGCTTAGACCACTACTTTTATGATCTCCAACAAGGAATGCTCTTATTTTGGCTTATCTTAGGGATTATTTGGGCAATTTCTTTACAAAAACTAAATAATATTGCATAA
- a CDS encoding M23 family metallopeptidase has product MSQNIISFLSWTARKRRKQYQTNPEEIEEAGKQFNQKLDKTLSQVQVDPTINKVHLSGSLAKKAERSFIFFKNHIKRSSLQKAPRNFLPFAPSYVVHLTVILIALLVVWNNIEGRKDQNQGEERQGTSILFSGILKSEEERLVESRNDPEALPRGIGGFTSEVSATVLAAADNSEERGGSASDPAALPTVQGNALIPLPLLEQEVKAGPVEEARTEVVQHIVTPGESVSSIALQYGLSVATILSANNLSETSYIRPGDILKIPPVSGVLYTVKSGDTLGEISKTYQGDLQKIVEYNNLGSEANIQIGQSLMIPGGKIPPPPQYAPSEESSRALVYEPQNEEKESPSIPAKSKGGWIWPTTSHRINQYYSYRHHGVDIDGDIGSPIYAAASGSITFSGWRGGYGKNIIISHPNGTETLYAHLSSYKRTVGNVKAGELIGYMGSTGWSTGPHLHLEIRTSQGAVNPLNVMR; this is encoded by the coding sequence TTGTCTCAAAATATAATTTCTTTCTTAAGTTGGACGGCAAGGAAAAGAAGGAAACAATATCAGACAAATCCAGAAGAAATAGAGGAAGCAGGCAAACAATTTAATCAAAAATTAGACAAAACCCTTTCTCAGGTGCAGGTTGATCCCACGATAAATAAGGTTCATCTTTCAGGTAGTTTAGCAAAGAAAGCAGAAAGGTCTTTTATTTTTTTCAAAAATCATATTAAACGGAGCTCTTTGCAAAAGGCTCCCCGAAATTTTCTCCCCTTCGCGCCTTCTTATGTTGTGCATTTAACGGTAATTTTGATTGCTTTATTGGTGGTTTGGAATAATATAGAGGGTCGCAAGGATCAAAACCAAGGCGAGGAAAGACAGGGTACGAGTATTTTATTCAGCGGTATTTTAAAAAGCGAAGAGGAACGTTTGGTGGAAAGCCGCAATGATCCAGAAGCTCTCCCTCGCGGCATAGGCGGTTTCACCTCGGAAGTGTCAGCTACCGTTTTGGCTGCGGCGGATAATAGCGAAGAGAGAGGAGGATCCGCATCCGATCCTGCGGCTCTCCCGACAGTGCAAGGTAATGCCTTGATTCCTTTGCCTCTTTTGGAACAAGAGGTAAAAGCCGGACCCGTGGAAGAAGCGCGCACAGAGGTGGTGCAGCACATCGTGACCCCTGGAGAATCGGTAAGTTCCATTGCTTTGCAATATGGGTTGAGCGTAGCCACTATTCTTTCCGCTAACAACCTTTCCGAAACGTCTTATATCCGCCCGGGCGATATTTTAAAGATTCCTCCCGTTTCAGGGGTTTTATATACTGTTAAATCCGGTGATACCTTGGGTGAAATTTCCAAGACTTATCAAGGGGATCTCCAGAAGATTGTTGAATATAATAATTTAGGAAGTGAGGCGAATATTCAAATCGGTCAAAGTTTAATGATTCCGGGCGGGAAGATCCCGCCTCCCCCGCAGTATGCGCCGAGCGAAGAATCTTCCCGCGCTTTGGTTTACGAGCCTCAAAATGAGGAAAAGGAATCTCCTTCCATTCCCGCGAAAAGCAAAGGGGGTTGGATTTGGCCTACGACTTCACATAGAATCAACCAGTATTACAGTTATCGTCATCATGGTGTTGATATTGATGGCGATATTGGTTCGCCTATTTATGCCGCTGCCAGTGGTTCCATTACTTTTTCCGGTTGGCGAGGCGGTTATGGTAAAAACATTATTATTTCTCATCCTAATGGTACTGAAACGCTTTATGCCCATTTATCCAGTTATAAAAGGACTGTTGGAAACGTGAAGGCTGGAGAATTAATCGGCTATATGGGTTCTACCGGCTGGTCCACGGGTCCTCATTTGCACCTTGAGATTAGAACAAGTCAAGGAGCGGTCAATCCTTTAAATGTGATGAGATAG
- a CDS encoding sodium-translocating pyrophosphatase produces the protein MSAIIFSVIIALLGLLFAFFLAMKILRQDAGTEKMREIAAAIHEGAMAFLHKEYKIIAVFVLAFGFVLYIVLGYKTAGAFLLGAIFSALVGNIGMRIATRANVRTAQASAKSVKDGLSLAFSSGSVMGLSVVSVGLLGVALLYWLVRDPRIIYGFGFGASSIALFARVGGGIYTKAADVGADLVGKIEKGIPEDDPRNPAVIADNVGDNVGDVAGMGADLFESYVDSIIAAMAIAVLVFPATLQGDAVALPLLLAAVGILASLFGNIIVQVSRGAKKVSSILNRGIYGAALLMIVGSYLVVEVFHIVDDIKIFYATLVGVVAGVIIGYVTEYYTSDNNKPTQRIAESSETGAATNIIQGLSLGMLSTIIPVLVIALGIWASYALFGLYGIAIAAVGMLSTLGITLAADTYGPVADNAAGIAEMAGMGREVRERAESLDAVGNTTAAMGKGFAIGSAALTALALFASYTESIGLKFIDISDPRVMAGMFIGGALPFFFSALSMRAVGSAAMEMVAEVRRQFREIEGLMEGKAKPDYSRCVSISTSAALKKMVLPSIVTIGAPLVVGFGMGAAALGGLLAGATVTGFLLAVMMANAGGAWDNAKKYIEKGHLGGKGSDSHKAAVVGDTVGDPFKDTSGPALNILIKLMAIVALLIAPLLVKMIH, from the coding sequence ATGTCTGCTATTATCTTTTCCGTTATTATTGCTCTTTTGGGTCTTTTGTTCGCTTTCTTTCTGGCTATGAAAATTTTGCGTCAGGATGCAGGCACGGAAAAAATGCGCGAGATCGCCGCGGCAATTCATGAAGGAGCGATGGCTTTTTTGCATAAAGAGTATAAAATCATCGCCGTTTTTGTTTTAGCTTTTGGTTTTGTTTTGTATATTGTGTTGGGTTACAAAACCGCCGGAGCTTTTTTGTTGGGAGCGATTTTTTCGGCGCTGGTAGGCAATATCGGCATGCGGATTGCGACGCGCGCCAATGTGCGGACTGCTCAGGCTTCAGCAAAAAGCGTGAAAGATGGTCTGTCGCTTGCTTTTTCCTCGGGTTCGGTGATGGGATTATCCGTGGTTTCCGTGGGGCTTTTGGGCGTAGCTTTATTATACTGGCTCGTGCGCGACCCTAGGATTATTTATGGTTTTGGCTTTGGCGCTTCTTCCATCGCCTTGTTCGCGAGAGTAGGAGGCGGGATTTACACCAAGGCCGCGGATGTGGGGGCAGATTTAGTCGGCAAAATAGAAAAAGGCATTCCCGAGGATGATCCGCGCAACCCGGCGGTAATAGCGGATAATGTGGGCGATAATGTGGGCGATGTGGCGGGTATGGGCGCTGATCTTTTCGAATCTTATGTGGATTCTATTATTGCGGCGATGGCAATCGCTGTTTTGGTCTTTCCAGCGACTTTGCAGGGTGATGCCGTAGCTCTGCCCTTGCTTTTAGCCGCAGTAGGTATTTTAGCTTCCCTTTTTGGCAACATTATCGTTCAGGTCTCTCGTGGTGCCAAGAAAGTGAGCAGTATTTTAAATCGCGGCATTTATGGCGCCGCTCTCTTGATGATTGTCGGATCTTATTTGGTGGTAGAGGTTTTTCACATTGTTGACGACATCAAAATTTTTTACGCCACCTTAGTGGGGGTAGTGGCAGGCGTAATTATTGGTTATGTGACCGAATATTACACTTCAGATAATAATAAGCCTACCCAAAGAATCGCGGAGAGTTCAGAGACGGGAGCGGCTACCAATATTATTCAAGGACTTTCTTTGGGGATGTTAAGCACGATTATTCCAGTTTTGGTGATTGCCTTAGGCATCTGGGCAAGCTATGCTTTGTTTGGCCTGTATGGCATTGCCATTGCCGCTGTGGGTATGCTTTCTACTTTAGGGATCACGCTCGCGGCGGATACCTATGGTCCCGTCGCGGATAATGCCGCCGGCATTGCGGAAATGGCGGGTATGGGCAGGGAGGTGAGAGAGCGCGCCGAAAGTCTGGACGCTGTGGGCAACACCACTGCCGCTATGGGTAAAGGATTTGCCATTGGATCCGCTGCTTTGACCGCTCTAGCTTTATTCGCAAGCTATACTGAAAGTATTGGTCTTAAATTTATTGATATTAGCGATCCCAGAGTGATGGCGGGAATGTTTATTGGGGGCGCGCTTCCTTTCTTTTTTTCAGCTTTGAGCATGCGGGCAGTCGGTAGCGCGGCAATGGAAATGGTGGCAGAGGTGCGCCGCCAATTTCGGGAGATTGAGGGTTTAATGGAAGGCAAAGCAAAACCAGATTACAGCCGCTGTGTCTCTATATCCACCAGCGCGGCTCTCAAGAAGATGGTTCTGCCCAGCATTGTCACTATCGGCGCGCCGCTTGTGGTTGGTTTTGGGATGGGAGCCGCCGCCTTAGGCGGTCTTCTGGCGGGCGCGACAGTAACTGGATTTTTGCTAGCCGTGATGATGGCTAACGCCGGCGGCGCCTGGGATAATGCCAAGAAATACATTGAAAAAGGCCATTTAGGCGGCAAGGGTTCTGATAGCCATAAAGCAGCCGTGGTGGGCGATACGGTCGGCGACCCCTTTAAAGACACTTCTGGTCCCGCCTTGAATATTTTAATTAAACTAATGGCTATTGTTGCCTTACTTATTGCTCCTTTGCTTGTTAAAATGATTCATTAA
- the nusA gene encoding transcription termination factor NusA → MNNFINKEFDAAINQICDEKGISRDVVFGTVEAALAAAYRKDYGKPNENARAKYNPKTGNFDLFDVKEVVADDAEIKDPRKEIILSEAKQKKKKIKVGDELITPIDPPGDYGRVAAQTAKQVIIQRIREAERDALFLAFKGREGELVNGVIQRVEGSTIFVDLGQTTGFVPPSEQVRNERYQVNQRLKVYITEVREGAKGPEIILSRTSPEIIKILFGLEVPEVNSGVVKIKIVAREAGLRSKIAVTSSDREVDPIGACVGQRGSRVQAVINEINGEKIDIIEWSEDQARFVTNALAPAKVSRVQLNEKERLARVFVAPDQLSLAIGKEGQNVRLAAKLTDWKIDVKAVEKESVKKEIVEEPKVKETKTEEPKAEEIKSEEPEKEAEKKVEEKVKSKEKKSKTKAKSKEKSSQEGL, encoded by the coding sequence ATGAACAATTTTATCAACAAAGAATTTGACGCGGCAATTAATCAAATCTGCGATGAAAAGGGGATTAGCCGTGATGTCGTTTTCGGAACCGTGGAGGCGGCGCTCGCCGCGGCTTACCGCAAGGATTATGGAAAACCCAATGAAAATGCCAGAGCCAAATATAATCCTAAAACCGGCAATTTTGACCTTTTTGACGTGAAAGAGGTAGTGGCGGACGATGCCGAAATCAAAGATCCGCGGAAAGAGATTATTCTCTCGGAGGCCAAGCAAAAGAAGAAAAAAATAAAAGTGGGCGATGAGCTTATCACTCCCATAGACCCCCCTGGCGATTATGGTCGGGTGGCAGCCCAGACCGCGAAACAGGTAATTATCCAAAGGATTCGCGAAGCCGAGCGCGATGCGCTGTTTCTCGCCTTCAAGGGGCGGGAGGGCGAGCTTGTGAACGGAGTGATCCAAAGAGTGGAAGGGAGCACGATTTTTGTGGATTTAGGGCAGACTACCGGTTTTGTTCCGCCTTCGGAGCAGGTGCGCAACGAGCGTTACCAAGTGAACCAGAGGCTAAAAGTTTATATTACCGAAGTGCGGGAGGGAGCGAAGGGGCCGGAAATTATTCTGTCGCGCACCAGCCCGGAAATTATTAAGATCCTTTTTGGTCTGGAAGTGCCAGAGGTGAATTCTGGGGTAGTGAAAATTAAAATCGTGGCTAGAGAAGCGGGTTTGCGCAGTAAAATCGCGGTTACAAGCAGCGACAGAGAGGTGGATCCTATCGGCGCTTGCGTAGGTCAGCGCGGGTCCAGGGTGCAAGCCGTGATTAATGAAATTAATGGCGAAAAAATTGATATTATTGAATGGAGCGAAGATCAGGCGCGTTTTGTGACCAATGCCCTTGCTCCGGCTAAAGTGTCTCGTGTCCAATTAAATGAAAAAGAAAGGCTGGCTCGCGTTTTTGTCGCACCCGATCAATTGTCTTTGGCGATTGGCAAAGAAGGGCAGAATGTGCGCCTCGCCGCCAAGCTCACGGATTGGAAGATAGATGTGAAAGCCGTAGAGAAAGAAAGTGTGAAAAAGGAAATTGTGGAAGAACCGAAGGTAAAAGAAACAAAAACAGAAGAACCCAAGGCGGAAGAAATAAAGTCTGAAGAACCAGAAAAGGAGGCAGAGAAGAAAGTTGAAGAAAAAGTGAAATCCAAAGAGAAGAAAAGTAAGACTAAGGCTAAATCAAAGGAGAAAAGTAGTCAGGAGGGATTATAA
- a CDS encoding ribonuclease HII, which yields MSLLSEIEKKLINDGQKIIIGVDEAGRGPWAGPVIAAAVFLPYNAQGNLFLKEIADSKKINPEKREELFRLIAAEGQYGLGAASPYLIDELNILGATFRAMRIAVRNLALGLRKKVDCVLVDGNLEIPAFPYVQKTVVKGDGSERLIAAASIIAKVTRDRIMFALHQKYPQYGFDSHKGYGTIEHREKLAQFGPCAIHRKSFGPIKMLLDNF from the coding sequence ATGTCCTTACTCTCCGAAATTGAAAAAAAATTAATCAATGACGGTCAAAAAATTATCATTGGCGTTGATGAAGCGGGCAGAGGCCCTTGGGCCGGGCCGGTCATCGCGGCGGCGGTTTTTCTGCCTTATAATGCGCAGGGTAATCTTTTTTTGAAAGAGATTGCCGATTCTAAAAAAATCAACCCGGAAAAGCGGGAGGAACTTTTTAGGCTAATCGCAGCTGAAGGCCAATATGGTTTAGGGGCGGCGAGCCCATATTTAATTGATGAACTGAATATCTTGGGCGCCACTTTTCGGGCAATGAGAATAGCAGTGCGAAATTTGGCTTTAGGGCTTCGCAAAAAAGTTGATTGCGTTTTAGTGGACGGCAATCTTGAAATTCCCGCTTTTCCTTATGTTCAAAAGACAGTTGTGAAAGGAGATGGTTCGGAACGTTTAATCGCCGCCGCTTCCATTATTGCCAAGGTGACGCGGGACAGGATTATGTTTGCCCTCCACCAAAAATATCCCCAATATGGCTTTGATTCCCATAAAGGTTATGGTACAATAGAACATAGAGAAAAGTTGGCGCAATTCGGACCGTGCGCGATTCATAGAAAGAGTTTCGGACCGATCAAGATGTTGTTAGATAATTTTTAA